From a single Nicotiana tomentosiformis chromosome 2, ASM39032v3, whole genome shotgun sequence genomic region:
- the LOC104096352 gene encoding dynamin-related protein 4C-like, protein MVRTTSKPSEQQKTVDSSSQSLEVVDQKPQFAVIAPPPPIVASVNDRIRPLLDCVDRLRHLNIMQEGIQLPTIVVVGDQSSGKSSVLESLAGISLPRGQGICTRVPLIMKLQNDPKITAPNLHLEYNGKSLPVDEFRVADAIVLATDEIAGHGKGISNNLLTLVVKKNGVPDLTMVDLPGITRVPVQGQPKDIYEQISDIIMNYIAPQESIVLNVLSATVDFPTCESIRMSQKVDKTGERTLAVVTKADKAPEGLLEKVTADEVNIGLGYVCVRNRIGNESYEEARSDEARLFSTHPLLSKIDKSMVGVPVLAQKLVRIQATIISKCLPEIVRKINDKLDLNLTELNRLPLHLSSVAEALTAFMRILSSSKDSLKKILIRGEFDEYPEEKEMHCTARLVEVLDKYSSDLHSKNFEKEDFLMEEILALQETKGIGLPNFLPRSVFLNLLQKRIKEIAATPEDFVGRLWNYIERIVIKVLMYHCDNYPQLQSSTRRAAQNLIAKKKDESVDWVRDIIGMEMQTDYTCNPDYLGTYSKLIAQQNAFMEIMNDHGKGSVMNLEGVGETEIGHLRNHIGLVQQAFDLKMRITAYWKMVLMRLVDSMALHMTFSIHKMINKEMEEEIVQDLMAPGTGGIERMLDESPLVAEKRIGLKKRVNLLKESKEVVANIMDRISLHSDQERV, encoded by the coding sequence ATGGTGAGAACAACATCTAAACCTTCCGAGCAGCAAAAAACTGTTGACTCCTCTTCACAGTCACTTGAAGTTGTTGATCAAAAGCCTCAGTTTGCAGTTATAGCACCACCTCCTCCTATTGTTGCGTCTGTCAACGACAGAATCAGGCCACTTCTTGACTGTGTAGATAGGCTCCGCCACCTTAACATAATGCAAGAAGGTATACAACTCCCAACGATCGTAGTAGTTGGCGATCAATCTTCTGGAAAATCCAGTGTTCTTGAATCTCTAGCTGGAATCAGCCTCCCCAGAGGACAGGGAATTTGCACAAGGGTCCCACTTATCATGAAACTGCAAAATGACCCGAAAATAACTGCACCAAATCTTCACTTGGAGTACAATGGAAAGTCACTCCCTGTCGATGAATTTCGCGTAGCGGACGCCATTGTTCTTGCTACTGATGAGATTGCTGGACATGGTAAGGGCATATCTAACAATCTTTTAACACTTGTTGTGAAAAAAAATGGTGTGCCTGATTTAACTATGGTTGATTTACCTGGAATTACTAGAGTTCCTGTTCAGGGACAACCTAAGGACATATATGAACAAATTTCTGATATTATTATGAATTATATAGCTCCTCAAGAAAGCATAGTCTTGAATGTTTTGTCAGCTACTGTTGATTTTCCTACTTGTGAGTCGATTAGGATGTCTCAGAAAGTGGATAAAACTGGGGAGAGGACTTTAGCTGTTGTGACAAAGGCAGATAAAGCTCCTGAGGGTTTACTTGAGAAAGTTACTGCAGATGAAGTGAATATAGGACTCGGCTATGTTTGTGTTAGGAATAGAATTGGGAATGAGTCTTATGAAGAAGCTAGGAGTGATGAGGCAAGGCTTTTTTCAACTCATCCACTTTTATCTAAGATTGATAAATCCATGGTTGGGGTTCCTGTTCTGGCTCAAAAGTTGGTGCGAATTCAAGCAACGATTATTTCGAAATGCTTGCCTGAAATTGTAAGGAAGATTAATGACAAGCTTGATCTTAATCTAACAGAACTCAACAGGCTACCTCTGCACTTAAGTTCTGTGGCTGAAGCTTTGACCGCCTTCATGCGGATCCTGAGTTCTTCAAAGGATTCgttaaagaaaattctaataaGAGGTGAGTTTGACGAATACCCTGAAGAAAAAGAAATGCATTGCACAGCTAGATTGGTTGAGGTGCTTGATAAATATTCCAGCGACCTGCATTCTAAGAATTTTGAGAAGGAAGACTTTTTGATGGAAGAGATCTTGGCCTTACAGGAAACTAAAGGGATTGGATTGCCCAACTTCCTCCCTCGGTCTGTTTTCCTCAATTTATTGCAGAAAAGAATCAAGGAAATTGCTGCAACTCCAGAGGATTTTGTGGGAAGACTGTGGAACTATATAGAGAGAATTGTTATTAAAGTGTTGATGTATCATTGTGATAACTACCCACAACTCCAGTCTTCTACGAGACGAGCTGCACAAAACCTGATAGCGAAGAAGAAGGACGAATCAGTGGATTGGGTAAGGGATATCATCGGGATGGAAATGCAGACTGATTACACTTGTAATCCTGACTATTTAGGGACTTATAGTAAGCTCATAGCGCAACAAAACGCGTTTATGGAGATTATGAACGATCACGGGAAGGGCTCCGTAATGAACCTGGAAGGAGTTGGAGAAACTGAGATTGGTCATTTGAGGAATCATATAGGTTTGGTGCAGCAGGCTTTTGATTTGAAGATGAGGATCACTGCCTATTGGAAAATGGTGTTGATGAGACTGGTGGATTCGATGGCGTTGCACATGACGTTCAGCATCCACAAGATGATTAACAAGGAAATGGAAGAGGAAATAGTGCAGGATCTGATGGCACCTGGAACTGGTGGAATCGAGAGAATGCTAGATGAGTCGCCGTTGGTTGCTGAGAAACGCATTGGGCTCAAAAAGCGTGTCAACCTTCTCAAGGAGTCCAAAGAAGTTGTCGCCAATATAATGGATAGAATCTCTCTTCATAGTGATCAAGAAAGGGTTTAG